In the genome of Crassostrea angulata isolate pt1a10 chromosome 6, ASM2561291v2, whole genome shotgun sequence, the window atcaattttcatgataaaaaaatatttaaaaattgaattttgctcaaaattaagaaaataaaaaatcatgctcatgttatttatgtctctgatatcATTATCAGGTTTATTGTGGTCTGTCATTTAAAATGAACTCTCCTAAAAATTAACTTTGCACAGcagaatgtttttttaaatacatttttaatgcaTGATATCTTAAAGTACCTTTTTACTGATCTCGCAAGAGCATGATTTTAGTGCCATAGGCAATTTACACAGGATTGGGGGTAGAATTCTGCtgacaaaaaattcattttttctaaGGGAATAGTAATTGAGATTTTCTCTTTGCACATGTGTTGTTATTGGAGCTAGCATTGCATTCACTAGCTGGGCCTGTAATAAAACTGCTTTCAATTGACAATGTATTGTCACAAGTTTTAACAGCAGTTACTAACCTCCTGCTATATATGGATATGTACTTATTTACTTTgtattgtattgaaaaaaaggAACACTACATTTAACTGTTAAATCTAGCGATCATTATACattattacatatatgtatgcACTTTACATTTGGCCCTATCCTTTGTTAGATTAGCACTGCTGTACAGCATTTGAAGTATTTAATACAAGTGTGATAAATAaatgacattgttttttttttcagacaagCGTACCACAGACAGAAAATTCAGACAGGAACAAGAGAGTGttcaaatttagaaatattgatGTGATTGTGTATGCAACAGTAATCATTTTTGGCATTGGATCATGGGTAGACATAAATGGTTTATGGGTAGAACTCCCAGCAATGATTACAGAGGGTCTTCCAGAAGGTTGGAAACTGCCTTCATATTTGTCCATCATAATCCAAATAGCCAACATTGGACCTCTTATTGTGACACTTTGCAATGTGTTTGCCCCTGGAAAACTTAACAACAACGGAGTCATATATTGCATTTTAGGAATAGGTAGTTTAGCGTGCCTTTTCCTGGCATTCTTCTGGAAAACCACTGCATATGTTGCTGGAGAAGAAAGAAGCATAGTGCTTCTGATTCTACAATTCTTCTTGGCCCTAGTGGATTGCACAACGTCGGTCGTCTTCTTGCCATTCATGACTCTTTTCAAGTCTGATTACATGACGGCCTATTTCATTGGTGAAGGCATGAGTGGGATGATACCCAGTCTGGTAGCCCTGGGCCAAGGCAGTGGGTCCGTGTCTTGTGTCAATGTGTCCTCTACAAATGCTACCACCAATATAACCACTTACAATATATACCCACAGTCAAATCCACCCAATTTCCCTGTccgtgatttttttctctttttgtttGCCATGGTCTTTTTCAGTGGCATTGCTTTTACATTGCTGAAATATTGTCCTTACTATGAAGAAGAATATGCCGTAGAAAATGATGATGAGGAAGCATCTGAAGATAGCAGATGCCACAGCTATGAACTCAGTAATGGTGAACATTCTGGAAGTGTCACTTTCTCTGACCCTACCACAATAGGACAATCTCAGTCTGCATTAGTGAATGAAAATAGAAAACATCAAACTGCAGTTACTTTATCAAAAACACAGGACAGTATTAGAGTTGAAAAAATAGCTGAGCATTCAGTATCCAAATTACGCTATGCTTACTTCTTGATTTTGACAGCCTTTCTGAACTCTCTCACAAACAGTGTATTGCCATCCATTCAAACTTTTTCCTGCATGCCATATGGCATTTCAGTGTACCATCTAACAGCTGTACTGTACAACATTGCTAACCCTGTAGCATGCTTCATTGTGTTGGTTTACTCATCTACATCCTGTGTTGTCATTAGTTTTCTGTCTTTCCTGGGATCCCTAGCAGCCGCCATCATCCTGTACACTGCAGCTGCCAGCCCAACTCCTTTACTTGTGGGAACAAAATCTGGAGAAGTTCTCATTGTAAGTTTTTTGTGAatgtaatatataacaaattaagtcaaaattaatgaatgttcAATATCATAGTTGTAAATTAAAACCCTTCTACATGTCATGAAGGCACATAGGGCTGGGCTTATTTGGTTTCCATTGTGCTAAGTGGATGAGGGTCAATGATTCCTCctggatgggacaccagtccatcGCAGATTAACTCTGCATAAGCCAGTACTTAATTTCAGCTAGGTGGACTAAGACTGTAAATAAAGTGCCTTGTATTAGTGTACAATACAAAACATTAAGTGACAACAGCTTGGTTTGAACCATCGACTTATCAATAACTTACAAAAGACATATGACCACTAAGCCATATGCTCCATAGCTGtgaatgaatacatgtaattttatataaaatatttttaatattaattattcCATGAGAGtgaaattatgttttatatacagCTTTGTCATAAATTCCTTCATAAAATCCATCACTAGTCTTTTGGTATCTCTGTAATTAAAATtgccaatacatgtattataaagtaattatcttccttctagatgaaaagtatgaaaatttaagCAAGTTTTAGTTTTATTACATTCACCCTGTGCAATTTTCATCCTTCTACAAACAGTTTTACCCCTTCTTGAACTCACCCAGATACAGTTGTGAAATAAAGAGAGATTATATGAGACAAAGGAATTTGCACAGTCCCAAATATGAGACATTGGAGTTCGTACAGTCTTAAATTCACCTGCTGACAGTGAGAatgaaaggggcaaaaataaaatggaggCAAATGTTTCTTTGTATACAGGATTAATTGATGAAGGATGACATATATAGTgtgtttaaataatgttttgcttattttttaggTCATCGTGTGGGTTCTAGGTGGACTATTGTTAACTTATTCCAAAGTTACCATAGCAACTGTTTTTCGGCAGTATGGAACTAGAGCGTTGATGTGGATTGGTGTGATGCAACAAGTTGGGTCCTTTTTTGGAGCGATACTGTTTTATATGATCATCAATGTTTGGATGCTTTTCAAAAGTGCTCCATACTGCCCAGTTTGATTCAACGCATTAGTTAAAGGGACCATTATATTTAATAGGCATTTTCAAGACATCACATAATGACCAAAGACTGAATTTTGAGACTGTTGttatttgtttgaatgtatttattgtatgattgtgttaaattgttttcatattcaattagaattcattacatgtatattagattAGCTAAAACCCTTATTATATACTTGCAGTTAAGTGTGTAAGCTTGAGTAGATGGTAACATTGAATAGAATTTTTATGAAAGTTGTGTATGCATAGGAAGAGAGGATAGCAATCTTTGTGGACTTTGAATGTTAGAATATTGCAATGTGTAAATGCATTGATGAAGTGCAGTTTACTTtactatgaaaaaaaacatggtTATTCATGTGTTTTACATGTTAAAGtctagctgcagatctgtagctctctggttgaaataattcggatagacaaaccagagatctctggtttgtctatccaaattttttcaaccagagagctacagatctgcagctcaaccagagagctacagatctgcagcaaGTTAAAGACAAACTGCAGTGTTTCTAActattatttgaaaacaatgtagATCAGTGATTATTATCAAGATAAAGCACTTGCTTGAATATtcttgtattaatatttttttttttgctctttgtTTTCTACacgtttatcatgtttatatatcAAGCTTATCTGATGTTTTGATACAGATCTGAAAGCATCTTTTTCTaaaactttatacatgtatatgttaagctgtgaaaatgtgaaaaataggtattttgaattcaatgtttaaataaattcacAAAAGACAAATGATTATATCATTATAGCCTTACATAACAGACAGTTTGAACATGACAACAGTTTGGATCAAATGGTTAAAGtgcattattaatattttaaggtggaataacacattaTCACAAAATGACTGACCTCTgatcaaaacattttgtttttttgaagAGGATTTTATCGACGACAACATATCACTTGCTCCCTAGCCTAGTGAATAAAATGTCAAGCATGTGATCTGTACATCCCAAATTCGATTCCCGCAGGAGCTTTTATTGTTAcatttagatattcattttgtCTCCACAAACTGCGAATTTCCGCTTACTGGCATTTGAcgtatgtacagtttatttatcattatatctttcatataatataataactgttaatttgagtgactttttcccgGTATGTTATTCCTCGTTAAATATCTGCTTCTTTACTCAGTATTGGACATCTACATCAGGGGGTGCTAATGAATTGTTAAAATGAGCAAAGATGTTTCTACTAAACCTTTGAATGAATATCTCATGGGCCAGGGTTTCtgatattaaagtaaaaatttgTATCATTTATCGATAgtacattacattttaaaattaatgtttctcaAAATTGAGTGCTCAATTTTGCATTATATTGACAGAACATCAATCCACCTATATAACCCAAGAACTTAAAAATGTTTACGATCTGTAATCAACTTTAaagagagttattcctctttgaTTTTTCAACACTGATATTAAAAGTACCAAGTAAAAAAACCGTTGATAACCTTAAATTTGGGTAATTTGAAGCCAGAAATaatacatttatgaaaaaaatattcttctacGATAATATGTACAAAAAAGGATTTCGTGATTTTAAGTTGTTTAGTTGATATAATAAAAAGATTCATGTATGgtattttatcaaacaacatAATACTTATACTTGTTGcaccaaattaaaaaaacaccaaacaaaccaAGAGGAGCATGTAGACAGAAATAAGTATTGACCCACTGACATATTAAATATCTAGACCAAGAATATCCATAATGCATAAACTTTATGTTCATAGTAAGTGTTTGAATTAGATTATCACGATGCGATAAAGACAATATTCGCTGACCcgaagttacatgtacattgtatttcctTCTTTTTAAGAGAATTCCAAGAGAGACtgaaacacaaaaacatttctcAAAGTAGTCATTACAGaagttcgtttttttttttttggttgtacACTGTTAGATTGTCGCAATTGCGCAAACGATATAGTTACCGTAAGTAATAGGTCGTGCAGTGACGTGGACTTCAGAATACTGAGAAATAATTATTAAGAAGAAAATAAACcatttaacttttatttaatataaatagtgcctgtttgggagggtaacagttgaaattgacacccctcgaaaaccattgtcaaccgacgcgaagcggaggttgacaatggttttcgaggggtgtcaatttcattaaCGTCACTATTCCGATGTAGAGTCATTTTGTTGATGATGTAATGAATTCCCttgtgtattatatatattattatataataaatattattatactttcatgttaaatactgaaatctttGGGACATGTGAATATCGGATTAAAATGGGAACTCGTGGCCACACACGCGATTATTACACTTGGGCGAGTTTTGTGTCCGTGCAATTGCGTGAATTTTGTCTCTGTACTGACTGTGAACTGTAGCAGTATTACAATTTACAAGTATCTAATATGTCGATATATGCATGACTAATAACCTACTGAAATACACAAGGGAATTCATTACATCATCAACAAAATGACTCTACATCGGAATAGTGACGttaatgaaattgacacccctcgaaaaccattgtcaacctccgcttcgcgtcggttgacaatggttttcgaggggtgtcaatttcaactgttacccctGGAGACATTTAACACACTTTATAAGAAAAGCAAAGGAATCCTGGGCTTCGTTTTTAAACAATTGACTACGAAAGTATGATTAAATGTTGATATTTCTTTGTAAACACCGATGATTGTAATCTAGATTGCCATCATTTGAACGGGACGAGACAactaaagatattaaaaattaaagcaCCTAATTTTCCAGAGTGCATTATTATAAACGATCCAAAACTTTTGTGACCGAATATTTTTCTGAATTCATGTTAACTATAAGACCCTATTCGAGAAGTTATAGTATTgtgtgtgttttaaaattttaaattaaaactgcCAGAGTAATAATTCTGATTGAAAGAGAACAGTTGTTCATAGAGTACATTTGAGGGTTTTaattatgtgtgtgtgtgtgtgtggtttaaaaaaatgtagaatGTATTCtctaaatacataataatatatcTATATTAAACGATGTATGTACGTGGCAGCGACAGCTCAATGGatgattgaaaaacaaaaaaaaaacattgcatgGCTTTTTTGTAAACCAAGGAATATGGTTCAAATGTAATTATAATATTGATCAAAAAGAATAATATATCTTTAGCGAAATCGCAATTATTTATACACATGTTAAGCGTTTCATGCATGACATATATACATAGTCAATTACTTGTATCCCTTGCAATCAAAATACTGAATTGACCAGAAGGAATGAGAGTAGTAATGTTCATGTCTTGAAATTTGAACGCAAAAATTAAAATCCTGGCTCTTGGTGAAATACCCATGTAGTTATATTCACAGTTTCGTCTTCACAAGCACGTAGCATCATGtttgtaagggggggggggggggcggggtgGGTTGTCACATTCAAAATCTGAAATCGTGACCATGATTGcgttatgtttaaaatgtttatactgTAGGTGTTAAATTACCcaataactttgattttttaacactGTGTAACAAGAAAAGGGCCAAGTAAGTTCAAAATGTCTAtgtgtaaatttcaaaaaaaaattctgttttgaaaaaagggGAAAGGAGGGGAGGCAGGAACGggtatttaattataaatttaaaaaaatcatcgcTGCTTTGTGGCTTTCAGTGAACACGGGCTTAAATTGAGACGGTTCAATAGCGAGGCCCCattcacttttaattttaatatagttTCTTTGTTGTTCAAGGGTTCAGTGATAGGTACGGTACATGTAACGGCCTAACTAAGCGTTCTagaatgttaaaaatgttatcAGTGAAACTTTGTATACCTTCcgttttctaataaaaaaattaaaaatatattttaaagagttGTTTCCTTATTGTCTACAGGAAACACTCATTATTTTGAGAATTTCGAGAATATAACAGAGCATGCGAACGGAATCAGAAAGATCAAAGCACAGTCATTGAAAggatttttatacatttgataCGTTTGGAAAATGAACGCAGCCATTCTTTTCATTGTTGTTTGGAATTTATGTTCAGGtaacacatttttttgttaACTGTATATCGTCGACAAACCTCATGCATTATGAATCAAATGATAATACGTGAATTTTTCAGAATTGGTAGCTATTAATAATTTGCAATACGAAGACGGCATCAGTGGTCAAATAACATCACCGGGCTACCCTGGGAACTATCCCAACGATGTCAATTATACATGGATAATAAGGACAGGGAGCCACTCAGCAAACGTAACCTTCAGGGTTATTGATATGAATATCGAAAAATGGGGGCCATGTGATGATTATTTGGAGGTAAACTTGATTAATATTCagcatttatttcttttttctggaGAGGATGCATACATATTGTAACCCTTTAAATCTCCCTTTTCGAGCATTATTAATCTTCGCCAGTCTTCATTTAAGGATTGCgatattattatatttgtacgcatatttttttttacagtgtcttgcaattttttattattatctagAATCGATATAGTTTGGGTTTATTATCATATCGGCAAATACAAGATTTCATAGACCTGACCATGTGGTGatagataaatatattaaaatgtttacaacGTCCTCAGTCTATATAGTCTAATTATGGTACAACTGTATGTATCGACACTACTAAATAGCTTTTATAAGCAGAGCAGACACATTAAATGCATGATTAAAATGAACAAGGAAACGTATATGCCATTATGCAcgttcaattcaattcaatttattatccTTGAGCTTTACAACTCATCggaatacaaattataatacatataaaattatatacaaatgtgcAATGTGCAGTAAGTGAGTGGACATATTAAGACAATATAATCATGTACATATCTTAAGATATGAATGAACATAAATGTATAAGTAGCTTAATTAAACTGTAGTATTATTACAATGCTGCGCTCTCATTTTGGAAGCGCTAGATAAATATTTTCCTAAATTATTGAGTTCCTTAGTATTGTTTACACTTAAAAGTTTAGCTAGCTTAAAAACACTtggttttttgtaataaaaattctttatatatttctttcgtAATTCAGCGTAAAAAGGACATATGAGTATAAAGTGGAACTCATcttctaaatcttttttattacaacgattgcaaaatctttcatttcttGGCACCTTGTTGTGTCGacctttttcaatatttaaagagTGTGATGAAGTtcgaaaaatatttataaatttttttgaagtataaTCAATCGGTCTCCTAAGATaagtttgcaaacaaaaattatcCACAAGGTGTTGATATAACCTACTCTTTGGAGATGTCGAAAAAGATGACATcaaactttgtttataaatatctaATATTCTACACTCAATTATCTTGTAGGTTTTATGAAACTTATGATGCTTGAATTAAGAGCGTATTATTTTGGTCAAATAGTGCGAATGTTATAATAGAAATAGTAATCAAGATTAAGTAATCAACATGAGCTATTAGTGATAAGTTATGATAAGCATATATGCCGGaagaaaaaattcaagaaaaaactGTTCTGTGCTTTTATAGATTTCAAACAGGCGTTTGACACAGTTTGGAGAAATGGTTTATGGTGCAAGCTCTTAAATTAtggtattaatggtaaatgttttaaatatattacaaatatgTATAAAGGTATTAAATCACGCATCAAGATGAATGGCACGGTATCCGActttttttcttgtaatgttGGAGTCCGCCAAGGTGAAAATTTGtcaccatttttgttttcattgtacataaatgatttagaaaattatcttgttgaaaaaaatattgctggtCTGCAAAGTTTTACCACATCAatagaaaatgaattatgtatatatataaaactactTGTACTTCTTTATGCAGACGATACTGTTATCTTGGCGGAATCTGGCGATGATTTGCAGAACGCACTGAATGAGTTTGAATGTTATTGTAAAGAGtggaaattaaatgttaatatagataaaacaaaagtattaattttttccaaaggACGAATGTGTAAAagagtttttttattttaacgataGAGTTTTAGAAATTGTTAAAGAATTTAAGTACCTTGGCATTATATTCTCAAGAACTGGCTCTTTTTTAAAAGCCAAAAAACATTTATGTGACCAAGCCCAAAAGGCAATGTATGGTGTCATTAGAAAAATTAGACAATTTAATCTACCAGTTACATGTCAGTTAGAACTCTTTGATAAAATGGTTGTACCTGTATTGCTGTATGGTTGCGAAGTATGGGGTTTTGAAAAACTTGATAGTATTGAACGTGTTCACCTAAAGTTTTTAAagcacattttatgtttaaaaagtaGTACTCCAAACTATATGGTTTACGGAGAAACAGGTCGTTTTCCTTTATCTGTAATTGTATTTACTAGAATGGTATCATACTGGTGTAAATTAATTTCTAGTACTAATACTagcattacaaatatattataccgGTACTTGTTGAATCAGACTGAAAATACAACCAGTACTAACCCTTGGATTGATTGTATTCGTCATGTTTTTAACTCATGTGGTTTATCAAATGTCTGGcatagtcagtttttaaatattgttaatcaAAAATGGGTTTCAACGGCAGTTAAACAGAGATTACAAGatcaatttattcaaaagtGGCATGctgatataaataattcatcaaaaggagtaatatataaaatttttaaaacaaattttggatatgaaaaatatttagatattttacccctgaatttcagaaaaattctaGGTAAATTTCGTACTTCAAATCACCATCTACCAGTTGAACTGGGAAGATGGGAGGGTATcccattaaatgaaagattttgtccTCTCTGTAATACAAAACGTATagccgatgaatttcattatattttagaatgtgatgCAATATCACAAGTCCGGAACAAGtttatagacaaaaaattttcagTTAGACctaatgtgttaaaattttcgTATCTTATGACAACATGTAACCTGAAATTGCTgagaaaattgtgtattttcatAACAAAGATATACGAGGTAGTCTGTCCTCCATGAGTTTCACTTTGTATAACTTTTCCTAACTCTATAAcctttatattaatataattgttTACCTCTGatcaatttatatgtatattttaatgttatttttgtcctcatgtaccatatgtttgaaatggttttgagcgaataaatgaacttgaacttggtgtaaagaagaataatgacccccgtagaataatgaccagGGGCCATTTTTCGACTTGGAATAATGACCCCTTTTTCtgtagaataattggatttttctgaagaaaaaagaccaaggggttatttttcttcatgtaaaaCATGTTAAACGAACTTGTAAAAAtagctgtatatagtttttcatagcCGTTGcaaacacacacaaacacacttacattgccacaaattgattgttattaattttaacattcATGTCTCTTCTCTCGTCGACAGATGGCGGGAAATGACACTGCACTTGTGTAGAAATCTGCTGAACTGTACCATGTACTTTACCATGAATAATTCTTAACAACATTTTATAtagctctattttttaaaaacgataATTATTGGATTTACAAAATGTATGCAGCTTGGTAAACTTTATTTTATCGCGATTTCACAATTGCATCGGCAATTAATTGCCAGGTCTACACGTGTGTAATTACATGTAGAAATCTGTGTTGCTAATGatctgaactgaactgaactagCTACTGTTGCCAAGCCATCCcgtgcaattaaaaaaaaagaaaaacaattttgtacACAATGAGTAATTATAACTTTCTCTCTCAGAGGAGATATTTACATTTCTGGGggaaagtgatttaaaaaaatcattttacgttcgtattgttttcttctacgtaatacatattcatcaatattcaaaacatgtaatgttgtatttgtgttaatgaatagactttattttttttagagcaATTGTGTAAAGAATACCTGTCTATAGGAAATTCTAACTAGACTGATTGCATATGATTAAAGGAGATtatttctaaaagcgttgataagggGTTCAGGCTCATGATCAtcttaggggtttatatccccctCGATTTTGATCACAtgaatgtcatgttgtaaattttgtatttactgctacccgtaaattcaaaatttacaacatgacatgaACTTAAAAACACACGCGTTAAGGAGAggaactttttaaatatttataacaatCATCTGGACTTCTATCATATTTAAATGTGTCCATTTAGCTCACTAGAACTTTGTcagttttttaaacttttcacaaCGATATTGTGGTGAATGGTGGGCCGTTATCTTATTCTTCTTTAaagtgtacatcaaacaaattaCAGGGCAGTGCAGGAGACCTATAGGACTTTTATTTTCAGGTCCCAAATTTGGGCTGTACGGGTACCACAAGGTGGTTCCGATTGGTCTATATctcccttgattttgatcacaagACACATTTATATTTCTTATCCAGGCGACCTATACTGCCTCAGAAGTTGTCAATGCTTttattgatgcattaatcatctagatattaattaaagtatgccgataataaagtaaaatatattttctgtttgagtattctcagtactttgattattttccCGTATTGGCCTTTAGCTTCTACTGGCTTGACGGGACTCTAAAGATGTCAGATCCTTTTCAAATTTGCATCTGAGAATTCCCAATCCCAATTAAAcacttagtaataaatacaggtttttggcatatgtgatacagatgacgTCACACAACTCGTATTggcctccggggctgatacaggttattGGCCCtagggctgatacggatccgtatcacaccccttgcgGAACTTCTCTGCCTTTTTCCGTTACAGCAATTGTGCATGTttacagaaaaatatgaaacatatatTGCAGTCGACATTTTTTATGCAGTTGAAAATTTCAGTTGTGgagcatttaattttaaaacacgaGGAAATTCCGGTTTTGTAGctaaatgttttgtaaaataataagatctaatatttttatttaatacatgtatacaaactacttttaaatgatatttaaaatcaatttgttcacGTTGAtgcctttttacaaaatttattactaagtatataataaatataataataaataccccttttccatatcacagcctgtATCAGTCCTCGACCAATATCATACCAtgggccttcggccctcgggctgatattggagtcttgggctgatacaggctgtgatatggaaaagggtatgtattattctccaATGGAGCTCAGATCTGCTCTGACAACCATAAATCTTGCTTTGATGAtaagaaatgtaaaagaaacaacTGGGATGCAACTTCATTCTGTGATTTATGTCACATTCTATCTGTAGAGCAAAAGTAGCCATGAAATTTCAATTGGACACACTTAATTATACCTCTCATCAGGCCATCCCTATAGAATTTGAAGAGAATTACTGATCAATGATGATTGACACATCTTAGATAATTTACAGCAAGAGCAATAAGCATATAAATAGAGTAATTCAATAAGGCAATGCATTTATGAAGCATCTTTACACGAGGAATCACATAAGTGCATGCCATATCACAATACTAAAATAAAAGAATCATTATACCAACCCCCAATAGTTGTGGATATGGGTGGGGCATCTATATTGTACCCATACATGTTACATAATAtgattccattcaaattttgattttcattaattagAATAGGACAGGTGTGCTGGGGttaccatataaaaaatagtaatatctccttctaaacattttaacaatgactaatatttcaatatcttaggtcattcaaacataaatatcagtatttgtattttgtaaataaggaACTCCCGATAAAATGTGGGTAGAAACTGATTTTTTGGCTATATTGCATTAAACATTATTTGGTCAACTGAAATGCATTAGTTCTTAAGGATGAAAACCATGAAAAGCTCCTGGATTCAATCATGCTGATATTCTGTATACTTGACTCATAATGACCCTTCAACTAAATGACTGAAAcctattttataattatatgaaatattattattatatttgaaaattatgttttacacgccaaaaatcataatttttcatattttttcattacaaaattttaaaacattttctctcTTCAGACTGCAGAAACTAATTTCTGTCAACaagatttgacataaaatactgaaaactgGCGTCTGCatgcatttttacaatttaacatACAGCccttcaaggtatcacaccggtaattgttttcactatatagcA includes:
- the LOC128189253 gene encoding solute carrier family 52, riboflavin transporter, member 3-A-like isoform X1, with protein sequence MGTRGRTRDYYTWTSVPQTENSDRNKRVFKFRNIDVIVYATVIIFGIGSWVDINGLWVELPAMITEGLPEGWKLPSYLSIIIQIANIGPLIVTLCNVFAPGKLNNNGVIYCILGIGSLACLFLAFFWKTTAYVAGEERSIVLLILQFFLALVDCTTSVVFLPFMTLFKSDYMTAYFIGEGMSGMIPSLVALGQGSGSVSCVNVSSTNATTNITTYNIYPQSNPPNFPVRDFFLFLFAMVFFSGIAFTLLKYCPYYEEEYAVENDDEEASEDSRCHSYELSNGEHSGSVTFSDPTTIGQSQSALVNENRKHQTAVTLSKTQDSIRVEKIAEHSVSKLRYAYFLILTAFLNSLTNSVLPSIQTFSCMPYGISVYHLTAVLYNIANPVACFIVLVYSSTSCVVISFLSFLGSLAAAIILYTAAASPTPLLVGTKSGEVLIVIVWVLGGLLLTYSKVTIATVFRQYGTRALMWIGVMQQVGSFFGAILFYMIINVWMLFKSAPYCPV
- the LOC128189253 gene encoding solute carrier family 52, riboflavin transporter, member 3-A-like isoform X2, with protein sequence MEEFDERSYNLTLSKTSVPQTENSDRNKRVFKFRNIDVIVYATVIIFGIGSWVDINGLWVELPAMITEGLPEGWKLPSYLSIIIQIANIGPLIVTLCNVFAPGKLNNNGVIYCILGIGSLACLFLAFFWKTTAYVAGEERSIVLLILQFFLALVDCTTSVVFLPFMTLFKSDYMTAYFIGEGMSGMIPSLVALGQGSGSVSCVNVSSTNATTNITTYNIYPQSNPPNFPVRDFFLFLFAMVFFSGIAFTLLKYCPYYEEEYAVENDDEEASEDSRCHSYELSNGEHSGSVTFSDPTTIGQSQSALVNENRKHQTAVTLSKTQDSIRVEKIAEHSVSKLRYAYFLILTAFLNSLTNSVLPSIQTFSCMPYGISVYHLTAVLYNIANPVACFIVLVYSSTSCVVISFLSFLGSLAAAIILYTAAASPTPLLVGTKSGEVLIVIVWVLGGLLLTYSKVTIATVFRQYGTRALMWIGVMQQVGSFFGAILFYMIINVWMLFKSAPYCPV
- the LOC128189253 gene encoding solute carrier family 52, riboflavin transporter, member 3-A-like isoform X3, whose product is MTLHRNSGVNFTSVPQTENSDRNKRVFKFRNIDVIVYATVIIFGIGSWVDINGLWVELPAMITEGLPEGWKLPSYLSIIIQIANIGPLIVTLCNVFAPGKLNNNGVIYCILGIGSLACLFLAFFWKTTAYVAGEERSIVLLILQFFLALVDCTTSVVFLPFMTLFKSDYMTAYFIGEGMSGMIPSLVALGQGSGSVSCVNVSSTNATTNITTYNIYPQSNPPNFPVRDFFLFLFAMVFFSGIAFTLLKYCPYYEEEYAVENDDEEASEDSRCHSYELSNGEHSGSVTFSDPTTIGQSQSALVNENRKHQTAVTLSKTQDSIRVEKIAEHSVSKLRYAYFLILTAFLNSLTNSVLPSIQTFSCMPYGISVYHLTAVLYNIANPVACFIVLVYSSTSCVVISFLSFLGSLAAAIILYTAAASPTPLLVGTKSGEVLIVIVWVLGGLLLTYSKVTIATVFRQYGTRALMWIGVMQQVGSFFGAILFYMIINVWMLFKSAPYCPV